A stretch of the Coprobacillus cateniformis genome encodes the following:
- a CDS encoding TetR/AcrR family transcriptional regulator gives MSNEEKTTLQMILSAAIQEFLEKGFTSASLRNIAKKAGVTTGALYGYYDSKEDLFEALVGEHYNFLLERFCKAQKEFAEIPPEEQPNNLTSTSGECMYEMLLYAYEHLNEFKLILCCSEGTRFSKLIDEMVEIETKGTHDYLVVLEKIGRPAPPIDERLEHILITGMFNTFFELIIHEMPLEEAKHYLKEMRDFYTAGWMKIMGQ, from the coding sequence ATGAGCAACGAAGAAAAAACGACATTGCAGATGATTTTATCGGCTGCTATACAGGAATTTCTTGAAAAAGGCTTCACATCTGCTTCATTACGAAATATTGCTAAAAAAGCAGGCGTAACCACAGGGGCTTTATATGGCTATTATGATAGTAAAGAGGACTTGTTTGAAGCATTGGTAGGCGAACACTACAATTTTTTACTGGAACGATTTTGCAAGGCTCAAAAAGAATTTGCTGAAATTCCGCCAGAAGAACAACCTAACAATCTTACTTCTACTTCCGGCGAATGTATGTATGAAATGCTCTTGTATGCCTATGAACACTTGAATGAATTTAAGCTCATACTTTGCTGTTCGGAGGGAACACGTTTTTCAAAATTGATTGATGAAATGGTGGAAATAGAAACAAAAGGAACACATGATTATTTAGTAGTTCTTGAAAAGATAGGCAGACCTGCTCCCCCCATTGATGAACGGTTGGAGCATATCTTGATTACAGGAATGTTTAATACATTTTTTGAGTTGATTATACATGAAATGCCTCTTGAAGAAGCAAAGCACTATTTGAAAGAAATGAGAGATTTCTATACCGCCGGGTGGATGAAAATTATGGGGCAATAA
- a CDS encoding cysteine-rich KTR domain-containing protein, with the protein MMKTEWILCPVCGNKTRTMIQENTEMRNFPLYCPKCKKETIINVQDMKITLAVSK; encoded by the coding sequence ATTATGAAAACAGAATGGATACTTTGCCCTGTCTGCGGCAATAAAACCCGAACAATGATACAGGAAAATACTGAGATGAGAAACTTTCCTCTCTACTGTCCGAAGTGCAAAAAAGAAACAATCATCAATGTTCAGGATATGAAAATCACGCTTGCAGTCAGCAAATAA
- the tig gene encoding trigger factor, translating to MGKVNKLGQYKGIQVKVEKHIATDEEVNQQIEAMVSQNPTFVEKDGEVAHGDMTTIDFEGFKDGVAFEGGKAEGHQLEIGSGQFIPGFEEQMIGMKKGETKDLNLTFPEDYGMADLAGADVVFKVKLHKVENKQESELNDEFVASLNVPNMQTVEDLQNQMKVQLQSQHDQTYRTNVENAIFEKLIEDSEVEVNDEDIQRAMEQHIQHIRMDLAKQGMQLEQYLQMMGSTEEALRQQIEPSAKQQATFEAIIDEIANVENLTTTDEEIDQQIEMIAQQNQMTKEEVLERVSAADLKHDYNRVKASQLVIQSANINE from the coding sequence ATGGGAAAAGTTAATAAATTAGGACAATACAAAGGTATTCAAGTCAAAGTAGAAAAACATATTGCGACTGATGAAGAAGTTAATCAACAAATTGAAGCAATGGTTTCACAAAATCCAACTTTTGTAGAAAAAGATGGAGAAGTAGCTCATGGTGATATGACAACAATTGATTTTGAAGGTTTCAAAGACGGAGTTGCTTTTGAAGGTGGTAAAGCAGAAGGTCATCAATTAGAAATTGGTTCAGGTCAATTTATACCAGGGTTTGAAGAACAAATGATTGGAATGAAAAAAGGTGAAACTAAGGATTTAAACCTTACATTCCCTGAAGATTATGGGATGGCTGATTTAGCTGGTGCTGATGTTGTCTTTAAAGTGAAATTACATAAAGTTGAAAATAAACAGGAGTCTGAATTAAATGATGAATTTGTTGCATCTTTAAATGTTCCAAATATGCAAACAGTTGAAGATTTACAAAATCAAATGAAAGTTCAACTTCAATCTCAACATGATCAAACATATAGAACAAATGTAGAAAACGCTATTTTTGAAAAATTAATTGAAGATAGTGAAGTAGAAGTTAATGATGAAGATATTCAAAGAGCAATGGAACAGCATATTCAACATATACGTATGGATTTAGCAAAACAAGGTATGCAATTGGAACAATATTTACAAATGATGGGAAGCACGGAAGAAGCTTTACGTCAACAAATTGAACCATCAGCAAAACAACAAGCAACATTTGAAGCTATTATTGATGAAATTGCAAATGTAGAGAACTTAACAACTACTGATGAAGAAATTGATCAACAAATTGAAATGATTGCTCAACAAAACCAAATGACTAAAGAAGAAGTCTTAGAACGTGTAAGTGCTGCTGATTTAAAACATGATTATAATCGTGTAAAAGCAAGTCAATTGGTTATTCAAAGTGCAAATATTAATGAATAA
- a CDS encoding ABC transporter ATP-binding protein, which yields MKKQSNLSRLMGYAGGHKILTYLSWVLSVMSALLALVPFWYIWCIIHDILEVSPDFSQAENVTGYGWSAVLFAVISIVVYIAALMCSHLSAFRVAANIRKELMRHIAALPLGVTEKYGSGKLRRIVNGSSAATETYLAHRLPDKAGAIATPIGLFFLLLAFDWRLGLLSLVPVVLGFLIMMKMTGKDMEKRMEQYQNALADMSNEAVEYVRGVPVVKTFGQTIFSFKRFKNAIDNYETWVIAYTKGLRLPMMFYTTAINSVFAFLIAGGILFTRGGVTNELLLNLIFYIVITPVIGTTLTKIMFMSEDAMIVGDAINRINEVLNEKPLSESSVNNIPKDNGITLEHVSYSYDGKKNALNDVSLSIKPGQTVALVGSSGGGKTTLANIVTRFFDPQKGRVLIGNIDICDIPKETLMNKVSFVFQNSRLIKASILENVRMAKPDATREEIAHALEAAQCLDIIEKLPNGIDTVVGAKGVYLSGGEQQRIAIARAILKNAPIIILDEATAFADPDNEVRVQQALSALSKGKTVIMIAHRLSSITDADCIYVLQDGEIVESGTHSGLIERNGIFTKMWKDYSEAAEWKIAKEVNA from the coding sequence ATGAAAAAACAGTCAAATCTATCAAGACTGATGGGTTATGCCGGAGGGCATAAGATATTGACCTATCTTTCTTGGGTACTGTCTGTAATGAGTGCACTGTTGGCTCTTGTACCTTTTTGGTATATATGGTGTATTATTCACGACATACTGGAGGTTTCCCCGGACTTCTCACAGGCGGAGAATGTCACAGGCTACGGTTGGTCTGCCGTATTGTTTGCAGTTATCTCTATTGTTGTTTACATAGCCGCTTTGATGTGTTCGCATTTGAGCGCGTTCCGGGTTGCCGCTAATATCCGAAAAGAGCTTATGCGCCATATTGCAGCATTGCCGCTCGGAGTAACGGAGAAGTATGGAAGTGGAAAGCTGCGGAGAATAGTAAACGGTTCCAGTGCTGCTACGGAAACGTATCTTGCACACAGGCTTCCCGACAAAGCGGGGGCGATTGCCACCCCTATAGGGCTATTTTTCCTGTTGCTTGCTTTTGACTGGCGGTTAGGGCTTTTAAGCCTTGTTCCCGTTGTGCTTGGTTTTCTGATTATGATGAAAATGACAGGAAAAGACATGGAAAAGCGAATGGAACAATATCAAAATGCGCTTGCCGATATGTCAAATGAAGCCGTTGAATATGTGCGGGGCGTACCCGTAGTAAAGACTTTCGGACAGACAATCTTTTCTTTCAAACGCTTCAAAAACGCGATAGACAATTACGAAACATGGGTAATCGCATACACAAAGGGGCTGCGTCTGCCTATGATGTTCTATACAACGGCAATTAACAGTGTATTCGCGTTTCTGATTGCCGGAGGTATTCTCTTTACAAGGGGCGGCGTAACAAATGAACTTCTGTTAAACCTTATTTTCTATATTGTGATTACGCCCGTCATTGGTACGACGCTCACAAAAATTATGTTTATGAGCGAGGACGCAATGATTGTAGGCGACGCAATTAACAGGATTAATGAAGTGCTGAACGAAAAACCATTATCTGAAAGCAGCGTGAATAATATCCCTAAAGATAATGGGATTACATTAGAACACGTTAGTTACAGCTATGACGGAAAGAAAAACGCGCTCAATGATGTATCTCTTTCCATAAAACCGGGGCAGACAGTCGCATTGGTAGGATCGTCCGGCGGCGGCAAGACAACGCTTGCAAATATCGTCACAAGATTTTTTGACCCGCAAAAAGGGCGCGTACTGATAGGGAATATCGACATATGCGACATTCCGAAAGAAACATTGATGAATAAGGTGTCCTTTGTATTTCAGAACAGCCGACTTATCAAAGCGTCCATATTGGAAAATGTGCGTATGGCAAAGCCTGACGCTACACGCGAAGAAATCGCCCATGCTTTGGAAGCTGCACAGTGCTTGGATATTATTGAAAAATTACCGAATGGCATTGATACGGTTGTCGGCGCAAAAGGCGTATATCTGTCCGGCGGCGAACAGCAAAGAATAGCGATTGCCCGCGCGATTTTGAAAAATGCGCCTATCATAATCCTTGATGAAGCGACCGCATTTGCCGACCCCGATAATGAGGTGCGCGTACAGCAGGCTTTATCCGCGCTTTCAAAGGGAAAGACCGTCATTATGATTGCACACAGGTTGTCGTCAATCACAGACGCGGATTGCATTTATGTACTGCAAGACGGTGAAATTGTCGAAAGCGGCACACATAGCGGACTGATAGAAAGAAACGGCATATTTACAAAAATGTGGAAGGATTATTCCGAAGCGGCAGAATGGAAGATTGCAAAGGAGGTAAACGCATGA
- a CDS encoding MobA/MobL family protein, translated as MARHSFIQMSKLPNVKGRISYITSHARQENLYATYRTADNEFWSNLARESQQEFKRSGTEGKCIEARELIIALPEVYTKYEPQEVLEDFTEEFHRRYGVECVSALHHNKRKTNYHIHLIFSERKLLPEPDIKIATRSVFYDETGKRVRTKKEITGEDGQIRKGCTVIKKGEVYESHLFTVKDDKFKSEPFLREVKEIYTDLINRHIADPEQQLKVFDKNSVYLPTKKIGKNNPKAAEIEADNAARQEWNRTADMALLSGIEETKILEIKKEEIHQKASQSIKEKGWLPTLFRSIIGRAKELLQSLIREKDMPPKPTLDMDMAEFRRMKNLMIKAQEGAREIRRLQDDVLPKLKAQLADTKGLFKGKERKALSEQIQQTEKEIAAKLDMLPDILKEDGYPDVQAFMRTFREMESVVEQYSRDLAEWERQTSRKPSAAAKEQRRPPEKQSVLKHLREIQDKNRQKPPQRQRKKSIDRDSR; from the coding sequence ATGGCAAGACACAGTTTTATACAGATGTCAAAGCTACCCAATGTCAAGGGAAGAATATCCTATATCACAAGCCACGCAAGACAGGAAAATCTCTATGCCACCTACCGCACCGCCGACAATGAATTTTGGAGTAACCTTGCAAGGGAAAGCCAGCAGGAATTTAAGCGAAGCGGTACGGAGGGCAAATGTATTGAAGCAAGGGAATTGATTATCGCCCTGCCCGAAGTATATACAAAATACGAGCCGCAGGAAGTCCTTGAAGATTTTACGGAGGAGTTCCACAGGCGGTATGGTGTAGAGTGCGTGTCAGCCCTCCACCACAACAAACGCAAGACAAACTATCATATCCACCTTATCTTCAGCGAAAGAAAGCTGCTTCCTGAACCTGACATCAAGATAGCCACACGCAGCGTGTTCTATGATGAAACAGGCAAAAGGGTACGCACCAAGAAAGAAATCACAGGGGAGGACGGACAGATACGAAAAGGCTGCACCGTCATTAAAAAGGGCGAGGTTTACGAAAGCCACCTCTTTACCGTGAAAGATGATAAATTCAAAAGCGAGCCTTTTCTTCGGGAGGTAAAAGAGATTTACACTGACCTTATCAATCGCCATATTGCTGATCCCGAACAGCAGTTAAAGGTATTTGATAAGAACAGCGTTTATCTTCCTACCAAGAAAATCGGTAAGAACAATCCCAAAGCCGCCGAGATTGAAGCCGACAACGCCGCAAGGCAGGAATGGAACAGGACGGCGGATATGGCATTGTTATCGGGGATTGAGGAAACAAAGATACTGGAAATCAAGAAAGAGGAAATCCACCAAAAGGCAAGTCAGTCCATTAAAGAAAAGGGCTGGCTGCCTACCTTGTTCCGCAGCATTATCGGCAGGGCAAAGGAGCTTCTGCAAAGCCTTATCCGAGAAAAGGATATGCCGCCCAAGCCTACGCTGGATATGGATATGGCGGAATTTCGACGCATGAAAAATCTGATGATAAAGGCGCAGGAGGGCGCAAGGGAAATCCGCCGTTTGCAGGACGATGTTCTCCCGAAACTGAAAGCGCAGCTTGCAGACACAAAGGGGCTTTTCAAAGGCAAGGAGCGTAAAGCCCTGTCCGAGCAGATACAGCAGACGGAAAAGGAAATCGCTGCAAAACTGGATATGCTGCCCGATATTCTGAAAGAGGACGGTTATCCCGATGTGCAGGCGTTCATGCGTACTTTCCGAGAAATGGAAAGCGTTGTGGAACAGTACAGCCGTGACCTTGCCGAGTGGGAGCGTCAGACCAGCAGGAAACCGTCAGCCGCCGCCAAAGAGCAGCGCAGACCACCCGAAAAGCAGAGCGTATTAAAACATTTGCGGGAGATACAGGATAAAAATAGGCAGAAACCACCCCAAAGACAGCGCAAAAAATCCATTGACAGAGATAGCCGATAG
- a CDS encoding helix-turn-helix domain-containing protein: MKQEITFTAKQVGERVKERRTELNLTMPELGKRVGVNKSTIQRYEADGVDPKRTMIINGLAEALLTTPEWLTGLSEDKEYDSRTLCAKDMEEHIKNYLDTVSSVVKGEPHQQLLTTFLGKMIDLYTVMTYHFADAMAEVDRVAEDEGLKQSLRRYAIESGAIMERVYRKEMELPIENMKQFLDGILHIYDEGRTAVKMGDLFGIVTAAEERVAEKEKFRGTLTSENAD; the protein is encoded by the coding sequence TTGAAACAAGAAATTACATTCACCGCAAAACAGGTCGGTGAACGAGTGAAAGAACGCCGAACAGAGTTAAACTTAACAATGCCCGAACTTGGTAAGCGTGTCGGAGTAAACAAATCTACCATTCAGAGATATGAAGCGGACGGTGTAGACCCGAAGCGTACAATGATTATCAACGGACTGGCAGAAGCACTCCTGACCACTCCCGAATGGCTGACAGGACTTTCCGAAGATAAGGAATACGACAGCCGCACTTTATGTGCAAAGGATATGGAGGAACATATCAAAAATTATCTTGATACCGTTTCTTCTGTGGTAAAGGGAGAACCGCACCAACAGCTGCTCACCACATTCCTCGGAAAGATGATTGACCTCTATACGGTTATGACTTATCACTTTGCAGACGCTATGGCTGAGGTTGACCGTGTAGCGGAGGACGAGGGCTTAAAGCAGTCCTTACGCCGCTATGCGATTGAGTCAGGGGCGATTATGGAAAGAGTTTACCGTAAAGAAATGGAACTTCCTATCGAGAATATGAAGCAGTTTTTAGATGGAATTTTACATATCTACGATGAGGGACGCACCGCTGTAAAGATGGGCGACCTGTTCGGGATAGTGACAGCAGCCGAGGAAAGGGTTGCTGAAAAAGAAAAATTCCGTGGCACTTTGACAAGTGAAAATGCCGATTGA
- a CDS encoding TnpV protein codes for MEKYIYDESNGLWYELQGDYYIPCLTLPTEKENKPIGLWGQRHKRYLQECKKAVYITLLTSGRLNSYLADIDEQATEMMFRLVEQMADKEGVTEQLKTERPMLWVGRINEIQARAREIVNAEIIYA; via the coding sequence ATGGAGAAATATATTTACGATGAAAGCAACGGACTTTGGTATGAATTGCAGGGGGATTATTATATTCCTTGCCTTACTTTACCAACCGAAAAAGAAAACAAGCCTATCGGCTTATGGGGACAGCGACACAAACGCTATTTACAGGAATGCAAGAAAGCAGTTTACATCACGCTACTCACAAGTGGCAGATTGAACAGTTATCTTGCTGATATTGACGAACAGGCAACGGAGATGATGTTTCGATTGGTTGAGCAAATGGCTGATAAGGAGGGCGTTACTGAACAGCTCAAAACAGAACGCCCGATGTTGTGGGTTGGCAGAATAAACGAGATACAGGCAAGAGCAAGAGAAATCGTCAATGCAGAAATTATCTACGCATAG
- a CDS encoding class I SAM-dependent methyltransferase, which produces MSFFQNTCKPKGLGGSLMVNMMNIGHSPMAEWGLKHIKINKNDISLDVGCGGGANIKKLLEKSPKGKVFGIDYSEVSVRKSKKVNKFAVERKHCEILQGNVQELPFANETFDLATAFETIYFWSDIDQSFSQIYRVLKKGGIFMVCNESNGENDKDKKWTEIIKGMKIYTSKEIKYSLEKAGFTHIETNKNAKGWLCVVARK; this is translated from the coding sequence ATGTCTTTTTTTCAAAACACTTGTAAACCTAAAGGACTTGGCGGAAGCCTTATGGTTAATATGATGAATATAGGTCATTCTCCTATGGCAGAATGGGGATTGAAGCATATAAAAATTAATAAGAACGATATATCATTAGACGTTGGTTGCGGTGGTGGTGCAAATATAAAAAAACTATTAGAAAAAAGTCCAAAGGGTAAAGTTTTTGGCATTGATTATTCAGAGGTTAGTGTTAGAAAATCAAAAAAAGTTAATAAATTTGCAGTAGAAAGAAAGCATTGTGAAATTCTGCAAGGAAATGTGCAGGAACTTCCTTTTGCCAATGAAACCTTTGACTTAGCAACTGCTTTTGAAACAATATATTTTTGGTCTGATATTGACCAAAGTTTTAGCCAGATATATAGAGTGCTAAAAAAAGGTGGAATTTTTATGGTTTGTAATGAGTCAAATGGCGAAAATGACAAAGATAAAAAATGGACAGAGATTATAAAAGGAATGAAAATTTATACTTCCAAAGAGATTAAATATTCTTTGGAAAAAGCAGGATTTACGCATATAGAAACGAACAAAAATGCTAAAGGCTGGCTTTGTGTGGTTGCTCGAAAGTAA
- a CDS encoding helix-turn-helix domain-containing protein, whose protein sequence is MSNIKMGLTIEEAAECTGIGRNTMRKLVDWGKLPVLKVGRKAIIRRDTLERFMSVNQGRNLLNENDVRKVE, encoded by the coding sequence ATGAGCAACATCAAAATGGGTTTAACCATAGAAGAAGCCGCAGAATGTACGGGTATCGGAAGAAATACAATGCGTAAGTTGGTAGACTGGGGCAAACTTCCCGTCCTCAAGGTCGGAAGAAAAGCGATTATCCGCAGGGATACTTTAGAGCGATTTATGAGCGTCAATCAGGGAAGAAACCTGCTCAATGAAAACGATGTTCGCAAAGTAGAATAA
- a CDS encoding tyrosine-type recombinase/integrase, with amino-acid sequence MAKGSVRKKGKKWYARFYIEDESGRKVQKEFVGTESKSETEALLRKAIADYEEKKFVGKAENITVGEMLDMWVEEELKPGSLSNGTVMAYMAAVKKIKKYPIGSRKLKTVTADHLQSFIDLMSYGGINPGGTTSKPMSKGYMLQFSAVLQNSFRFAVFPKRLITFNPMQYVKLRGRKEETDIFSDSEEDIVPVPTITHGEYQKLTDFLTQKKHPALLAVQIAYYAGLRIGEVCGLTWQDINLDEQYLTVRRSMRYNGTRHKHEVGTTKRSKVRTVDFCDTLADILRKVKTEQHKNRFLYGELYHLNYCKTVKEKGRTYYEVYSLQRTQETPENDRELSFVCLKEDGAFVSASAVGQICRKAKAEVEGLEDFHFHTLRHTYTSNLLSGGAKPKDVQELLGHSDVSTTMNIYAHSTREAKRTSARLLDKVVGEA; translated from the coding sequence ATGGCAAAAGGTTCTGTAAGAAAAAAAGGTAAAAAGTGGTACGCACGCTTCTATATCGAAGATGAAAGCGGCAGAAAAGTACAGAAAGAGTTTGTGGGAACAGAAAGCAAGTCTGAAACAGAAGCCCTGCTCAGAAAAGCAATCGCTGACTATGAGGAAAAGAAGTTTGTCGGGAAAGCCGAAAACATCACGGTTGGCGAAATGCTGGATATGTGGGTAGAGGAAGAACTGAAGCCCGGCAGCCTTAGCAACGGTACGGTTATGGCATATATGGCGGCAGTCAAAAAGATTAAAAAATATCCCATTGGCAGCCGAAAACTGAAAACCGTGACTGCCGACCATTTACAGTCGTTTATCGACCTGATGAGTTACGGAGGGATAAATCCTGGCGGTACAACTTCAAAGCCGATGAGTAAAGGCTATATGCTGCAATTCTCGGCGGTACTGCAAAATTCATTTCGTTTTGCTGTATTTCCGAAAAGGCTGATAACCTTTAACCCGATGCAGTATGTGAAGTTGCGTGGCAGAAAAGAGGAAACAGATATTTTCTCGGACAGCGAAGAAGATATTGTTCCTGTTCCTACCATTACACACGGGGAATACCAAAAACTGACGGACTTCTTAACCCAAAAGAAACACCCTGCGTTGCTTGCGGTGCAGATAGCCTACTATGCAGGCTTGCGTATCGGAGAGGTCTGCGGTCTGACTTGGCAGGACATCAACCTTGACGAGCAGTATCTAACCGTAAGACGCAGTATGCGGTACAATGGCACAAGGCATAAGCACGAAGTCGGCACGACAAAACGCAGTAAAGTCCGTACCGTTGATTTCTGTGACACATTGGCGGACATCTTACGGAAAGTAAAAACAGAACAGCATAAAAACCGTTTCCTTTATGGCGAACTGTATCATCTGAACTACTGTAAGACGGTCAAAGAAAAAGGGCGTACTTATTATGAGGTTTACAGTCTGCAAAGAACACAGGAAACGCCCGAAAATGACAGAGAATTATCCTTTGTCTGCTTAAAAGAGGACGGTGCTTTTGTTTCTGCAAGTGCAGTCGGTCAGATTTGCCGCAAGGCAAAAGCAGAGGTTGAGGGATTGGAGGACTTTCATTTCCACACACTCCGCCATACCTACACAAGCAATCTGCTTTCGGGCGGTGCAAAACCCAAAGATGTGCAGGAACTTCTCGGACACTCTGATGTCAGTACCACAATGAACATTTATGCCCACTCTACCAGAGAAGCGAAGCGGACTTCCGCAAGGCTCTTGGATAAGGTTGTGGGCGAAGCATAA
- a CDS encoding ABC transporter ATP-binding protein: MIKTLQRRFALSRQGAVDLIKGCIACVVQDISFMLPVGLLYYFVIDTMNGNLNGSRIAFYAVGSLVCLCLIFIATWFQYNATYLATYVESGVRRISLAERLRKIPLSFFGKKDLADLTNSIMGDCATLETAFSHYVPALAGSLISTTLIAICLFAYDWRMALAAVWVLPIAFTITFFSARIQEYFNCKSVAANVALESGVQECIESLQDLKSNNAEESYLKGLDKKIDYVEKRHIITELGTALFVVSSTLILKFGIATVALVGSTLLIRGEIDIPLFFMFLLVASRLYAPLEGALQNLAAVISTKTNIDRMNEILDQPIQTGENQLINKGYDIVFDHVGFAYNTGETVLKDVSFTAKQGEVTALVGPSGGGKTTVSRLASRFWDINKGKITVGGMDISKIEPETLLSLYSIVFQDVTLFNNTIMENIRIGRKDATDEEVIAAARLANCEEFAEKLPDGYNSMIGENGCELSGGERQRISIARAFLKNSPIILLDEATASLDVENETLIQAALSRLIKDKTVLVIAHRMRTVSGADKVVVLSNGTVAEQGTPEKLMNTGKIYPHMVKLQMISQDWGI; encoded by the coding sequence ATGATTAAGACATTGCAAAGACGTTTTGCATTATCAAGACAGGGGGCTGTCGATTTGATAAAAGGCTGTATTGCCTGCGTCGTACAGGATATATCCTTTATGCTCCCTGTGGGATTGCTCTATTACTTTGTCATTGACACCATGAATGGGAACTTGAATGGAAGCCGCATTGCTTTTTATGCGGTTGGTTCTTTGGTTTGCTTATGCCTTATATTTATTGCGACTTGGTTTCAATATAACGCCACTTACTTAGCGACTTATGTGGAAAGCGGGGTAAGGCGTATATCCTTAGCGGAACGGCTACGCAAAATCCCGTTGTCCTTTTTTGGCAAAAAAGACCTTGCGGATTTAACCAATTCTATTATGGGAGACTGTGCTACGCTTGAAACTGCATTCTCCCATTATGTACCCGCATTGGCAGGCTCCCTCATTTCAACAACACTAATTGCAATCTGCCTTTTTGCTTACGACTGGCGAATGGCTCTTGCGGCGGTGTGGGTTTTACCGATTGCATTTACAATCACATTCTTTTCAGCTCGCATACAGGAATACTTCAACTGTAAATCTGTAGCGGCAAATGTCGCGCTTGAAAGCGGTGTACAAGAGTGTATCGAAAGTTTACAGGACTTGAAATCAAACAATGCGGAAGAAAGTTATCTGAAAGGACTTGACAAAAAAATTGACTATGTAGAAAAACGGCACATTATAACAGAACTTGGAACAGCACTTTTTGTTGTTTCTTCAACACTAATATTAAAGTTTGGAATTGCTACGGTTGCGCTTGTAGGCTCTACGCTGCTTATTCGTGGAGAAATTGATATTCCGCTGTTTTTTATGTTCTTGCTTGTAGCTTCAAGGCTTTATGCCCCGCTTGAAGGCGCATTGCAAAATCTTGCTGCGGTAATCTCTACGAAAACGAACATAGACCGCATGAACGAAATCCTTGACCAACCTATTCAGACAGGGGAAAATCAACTGATAAATAAAGGTTATGACATTGTATTCGACCATGTAGGATTTGCTTATAATACTGGGGAAACCGTATTGAAAGATGTGTCTTTTACGGCAAAACAGGGAGAAGTTACCGCTTTAGTCGGACCGTCCGGCGGCGGAAAAACTACGGTGTCGCGTCTTGCCTCGCGGTTTTGGGACATAAACAAAGGGAAGATTACTGTCGGTGGTATGGATATATCGAAAATAGAGCCGGAAACCTTGCTGTCTCTGTACTCTATCGTATTTCAAGATGTGACGCTGTTTAACAACACAATCATGGAGAATATCAGAATAGGCAGAAAGGACGCGACCGACGAAGAAGTAATTGCGGCGGCAAGACTAGCAAATTGTGAAGAATTTGCAGAAAAGCTCCCAGACGGGTATAACAGTATGATTGGTGAAAATGGCTGCGAATTGTCTGGCGGGGAAAGGCAGAGAATTTCAATCGCCCGCGCTTTTCTCAAAAATTCCCCTATTATCTTACTTGATGAAGCAACGGCAAGTCTTGATGTGGAAAATGAAACATTGATACAGGCTGCTTTGTCAAGACTGATAAAGGACAAGACCGTACTTGTTATCGCCCACCGTATGCGTACCGTAAGCGGCGCAGATAAAGTGGTTGTGCTTTCAAACGGTACGGTTGCCGAACAGGGAACGCCGGAAAAACTGATGAACACAGGCAAAATTTATCCGCATATGGTAAAGCTGCAAATGATTAGTCAGGATTGGGGAATTTAG